One part of the Pseudoliparis swirei isolate HS2019 ecotype Mariana Trench chromosome 6, NWPU_hadal_v1, whole genome shotgun sequence genome encodes these proteins:
- the LOC130195529 gene encoding ubiquitin-conjugating enzyme E2 H-like produces MSSPSPGKRRMDTDVVKLIESKHEVTILSGLNEFVVKFHGPPGTSYEGGVWKVRVDLPDKYPFKSPSIGFMNKIFHPNIDEASGTVCLDVINQTWTALYDLTNIFESFLPQLLAYPNPIDPLNGDAAAMYLHRPEDYKHKIKEYIQKYATEEALKEQEERRGDSSSESSMSDFSEDEAQDMEL; encoded by the exons ATGTCGTCTCCAAGTCCGGGCAAGAGGCGAATGGATACCGACGTGGTGAAACT CATTGAGAGTAAGCATGAGGTCACCATCCTCAGTGGACTGAATGAATTTGTGGTCAAGTTCCACGGACCACCTGGAA CATCGTACGAGGGAGGTGTCTGGAAGGTCCGAGTTGACCTACCAGATAAATATCCCTTCAAATCCCCTTCAATAG GATTCATGAATAAAATCTTTCATCCCAACATTGATGAAGC GTCAGGAACCGTGTGTTTAGATGTCATCAACCAGACATGGACAGCTCTTTACG ACCTCACCAACATCTTTGAGTCGTTCCTCCCTCAACTGCTCGCCTACCCCAACCCCATCGATCCTCTGAACGGGGACGCAGCTGCCATGTACCTGCACCGACCGGAGGACTACAAACACAAGATCAAAG AGTACATCCAGAAGTACGCCACAGAGGAGGCTctaaaggagcaggaggagagacggggcgactcctcttctgAGAGCTCCATGTCGGACTTTTCGGAGGACGAGGCTCAGGACATGGAGTTGTAG
- the LOC130194914 gene encoding kelch domain-containing protein 10-like isoform X1 — MSLAEHDGTFSQLNKFEKLSWRPLNRDSGSKKRTRWLLARRIFAPSCPNLRIPNRFLREGHCVPPARSGHRCVADSTNLYVFGGFNPDFEEAGGSENEDYPLFRELWRFHFATATWQQIHTEGYMPTELASMSAVLHGNNLLVFGGTGIPFGENNGNDVHVCNVQYKGWNLLNCRGKKPNKIYGQAMVIINGYLYVFGGTTGYLYSTDLHRLDLTTREWTHLKPNNAPSDLPEERYRHELAHDGQRIYILGGGTSWTSYPLEKIHTYNLETNYWEETVTKPHEEIGYPAARRCHSCVQVKDEVFICGGYNGELILSDLWKINLQTFQWTKLPAAMPEPAYFHCAAVTPAGCMYVHGGVVNTSGNRRTGSLYKVWLVVPSLLELTWEKLLKTFPHLDQLSTLQLLSMGLTHALIQRLK; from the exons ATGTCGTTGGCCGAACATGACGGAACCTTCAGTCAGCTCAATAAGTTTGAGAAACTGTCATGGAGGCCCCTCAACCGCGACTCAG GCTCCAAGAAGCGGACACGGTGGCTTCTGGCTCGGCGCATTTTCGCCCCTTCCTGCCCCAACCTGCGGATCCCCAACAGGTTTCTGAGAGAAG GACATTGTGTCCCCCCCGCCCGGAGTGGACACCGCTGTGTTGCAGACAGCACCAACCTGTATGTGTTTGGAGGCTTCAACCCAGACTTTGAGGAGGCAGGCGGGTCAGAGAATGAAGACTACCCTCTTTTCAGGGAGCTCTGGCGGTTTCATTTTGCCACAGCCACCTGGCAGCAGATCCACACCGAGGGTTATATGCCCACAGAGCTGGCCTCCATGTCAG CTGTTTTACATGGCAACAACCTGCTCGTATTTGGTGGCACTGGGATTCCATTTGGTGAAAACAACGGCAACGACGTCCATGTTTGCAATGTTCAGTACAAAGGATGGAACCTGCTCAACTGCAGGGGGAAGAAACCCAACAAGATCTACGGACAG GCCATGGTCATTATTAATGGCTACCTCTACGTGTTTGGTGGGACTACAGGCTACCTCTACAGTACCGACCTGCACAGGCTGGACCTGACCACCAGAGAGTGGACCCACCTCAAACCCAACAATGCACCTTCAGATTTACCGGAGGAGAG GTACAGACATGAACTAGCTCATGATGGACAGAGAATATACATTTTAGGAGGTGGGACCTCCTGGACTTCATATCCACTGGAGAAG ATTCACACCTACAACTTGGAGACAAATTACTGGGAGGAAACGGTCACCAAACCCCACGAAGAAATCG GATATCCTGCTGCTCGCCGGTGTCACAGCTGCGTGCAGGTCAAAGATG AGGTGTTTATATGTGGGGGTTATAACGGAGAGCTGATCCTATCCGACCTGTGGAAAATCAACCTGCAGACATTTCAGTGGACCAAGCTTCCTGCCGCTATGCCAGAGCCAGCCTATTTCCACTGTGCTGCGGTCACTCCG GCCGGATGCATGTACGTACACGGCGGTGTCGTCAACACGTCTGGGAACAGAAGGACCGGCTCGCTGTACAAAGTGTGGTTGGTGGTGCCCAGCCTGCTGGAGCTGACCTGGGAGAAACTGCTGAAAACGTTCCCTCACTTGGATCAGCTGTCCACGCTTCAGCTGCTCAGCATGGGACTGACGCACGCACTAATTCAGAGGCTGAAATAG
- the LOC130194914 gene encoding kelch domain-containing protein 10-like isoform X2: MSLAEHDGTFSQLNKFEKLSWRPLNRDSGSKKRTRWLLARRIFAPSCPNLRIPNRFLREGHCVPPARSGHRCVADSTNLELWRFHFATATWQQIHTEGYMPTELASMSAVLHGNNLLVFGGTGIPFGENNGNDVHVCNVQYKGWNLLNCRGKKPNKIYGQAMVIINGYLYVFGGTTGYLYSTDLHRLDLTTREWTHLKPNNAPSDLPEERYRHELAHDGQRIYILGGGTSWTSYPLEKIHTYNLETNYWEETVTKPHEEIGYPAARRCHSCVQVKDEVFICGGYNGELILSDLWKINLQTFQWTKLPAAMPEPAYFHCAAVTPAGCMYVHGGVVNTSGNRRTGSLYKVWLVVPSLLELTWEKLLKTFPHLDQLSTLQLLSMGLTHALIQRLK, from the exons ATGTCGTTGGCCGAACATGACGGAACCTTCAGTCAGCTCAATAAGTTTGAGAAACTGTCATGGAGGCCCCTCAACCGCGACTCAG GCTCCAAGAAGCGGACACGGTGGCTTCTGGCTCGGCGCATTTTCGCCCCTTCCTGCCCCAACCTGCGGATCCCCAACAGGTTTCTGAGAGAAG GACATTGTGTCCCCCCCGCCCGGAGTGGACACCGCTGTGTTGCAGACAGCACCAACCT GGAGCTCTGGCGGTTTCATTTTGCCACAGCCACCTGGCAGCAGATCCACACCGAGGGTTATATGCCCACAGAGCTGGCCTCCATGTCAG CTGTTTTACATGGCAACAACCTGCTCGTATTTGGTGGCACTGGGATTCCATTTGGTGAAAACAACGGCAACGACGTCCATGTTTGCAATGTTCAGTACAAAGGATGGAACCTGCTCAACTGCAGGGGGAAGAAACCCAACAAGATCTACGGACAG GCCATGGTCATTATTAATGGCTACCTCTACGTGTTTGGTGGGACTACAGGCTACCTCTACAGTACCGACCTGCACAGGCTGGACCTGACCACCAGAGAGTGGACCCACCTCAAACCCAACAATGCACCTTCAGATTTACCGGAGGAGAG GTACAGACATGAACTAGCTCATGATGGACAGAGAATATACATTTTAGGAGGTGGGACCTCCTGGACTTCATATCCACTGGAGAAG ATTCACACCTACAACTTGGAGACAAATTACTGGGAGGAAACGGTCACCAAACCCCACGAAGAAATCG GATATCCTGCTGCTCGCCGGTGTCACAGCTGCGTGCAGGTCAAAGATG AGGTGTTTATATGTGGGGGTTATAACGGAGAGCTGATCCTATCCGACCTGTGGAAAATCAACCTGCAGACATTTCAGTGGACCAAGCTTCCTGCCGCTATGCCAGAGCCAGCCTATTTCCACTGTGCTGCGGTCACTCCG GCCGGATGCATGTACGTACACGGCGGTGTCGTCAACACGTCTGGGAACAGAAGGACCGGCTCGCTGTACAAAGTGTGGTTGGTGGTGCCCAGCCTGCTGGAGCTGACCTGGGAGAAACTGCTGAAAACGTTCCCTCACTTGGATCAGCTGTCCACGCTTCAGCTGCTCAGCATGGGACTGACGCACGCACTAATTCAGAGGCTGAAATAG